From a region of the Pseudomonadales bacterium genome:
- a CDS encoding GNAT family N-acetyltransferase, whose protein sequence is MKLCAPQPLDAQHRLEAFDCGKPALSDWLHRHARQAQGSGSARTFVVCAGERVAGYFSLTVGQIDTLEAPERIRRGMGQYPIPLVILARLAVDLDYQGQGPGFSMLQDAIRYTLSIAEQAGIRALLTHPIDAEVEAFYRRFGFEPTPGNERQLIVLLKDARRFAGTP, encoded by the coding sequence ATGAAGCTTTGCGCACCGCAACCACTCGATGCGCAGCACCGCCTGGAAGCGTTTGACTGCGGAAAGCCGGCTCTCAGCGATTGGCTGCATCGCCACGCACGCCAGGCCCAGGGCAGCGGCTCGGCAAGAACCTTTGTCGTATGCGCTGGGGAGCGGGTTGCTGGCTACTTCAGTCTGACGGTCGGCCAGATCGACACACTCGAAGCGCCCGAGCGGATCCGCCGCGGCATGGGACAGTACCCGATTCCGCTGGTGATTCTTGCGCGGCTTGCCGTCGATCTCGACTACCAGGGGCAAGGTCCAGGTTTCAGCATGCTGCAGGATGCCATCCGCTACACCCTTTCGATCGCCGAACAGGCGGGCATCCGGGCACTGCTGACGCACCCCATCGATGCCGAAGTCGAGGCGTTCTATCGTCGTTTCGGATTTGAGCCCACGCCAGGAAATGAACGGCAATTGATCGTGCTGCTCAAGGATGCCCGTCGTTTTGCTGGAACACCTTGA